From a single Solenopsis invicta isolate M01_SB chromosome 4, UNIL_Sinv_3.0, whole genome shotgun sequence genomic region:
- the LOC105195544 gene encoding sensory neuron membrane protein 1 isoform X1: MVTKRRACDVVVSKLRKIYNFLRRTKLLDLLPGGKALDHVLCALEKYTKSVKMVSIKKLGIGGGCSFVFGILLWCGFPGLIRSQIKKAIALKPGSEIREMWSAFPLPLDFKIYLFNITNPNEIAEGKKPKLQEVGPFFYDEYKLKFDLVDREDEDSVEYSMKSWWIFNPSKSNGLTGEEIMVYPHLMIMGMVGATLIEKPAAIGVVGKAVDSIFHKPDSIFVTAKAKDILFDGLPVDCTVTDFAGSAVCNILKTEATDLIPDGENRYKFSLFGGKNNTPVPQRMKVLRGIKNYKDVGRVLTFDGKPALDIWPEDHCNEFNGTDSTIFPPLFGPDDDIVSFGYEICRSLSAHYEAHTKIKGVNTLRYTADLGDMSTNPREKCFCPTPDTCLGKNLYDMTKCLKVPIIGSLPHFYGGDGTYLKLVDGLNPTQSEHEIDMDFEPMTATPLRAHKRLQFNMFIKPVPKFKLMKNFPEALLPLFWVEEGILLPDEFVNKVKVVFKVMAVVGFLKWLMILGGIGMGGAAGYLHYKNRDSGKLDITKVTPKTAQGEDNKEKSWPPGMNISTIQATVPPSLDRN, translated from the exons ATGGTCACCAAGCGACGCGCGTGTGACGTCGTCGTTAGCAAACTCCGGAAGATATACAATTTCTTAAGGCGCACGAAGTTGTTGGATTTGTTGCCGGGTGGCAAAGCGCTCGACCACGTCCTCTGCGCTCTCGAAAAATATACAAAG AGCGTTAAAATGGTGTCTATAAAGAAGCTCGGAATTGGCGGTGGATGTTCGTTTGTCTTCGGCATTTTACTCTGGTGCGGGTTCCCAGGACTGATTAGGTCGCAGATTAAAAAG GCAATTGCGCTGAAACCAGGAAGCGAGATACGCGAGATGTGGTCGGCGTTTCCGCTACCACTGGACTTCAAGATCTACTTGTTCAACATAACCAACCCTAATGAAATTGCGGAGGGTAAAAAGCCGAAGTTGCAAGAAGTTGGGCCGTTCTTCTACGA CGAGTACAAATTGAAGTTTGATCTCGTCGATCGGGAGGATGAGGACTCCGTCGAATACAGCATGAAATCCTGGTGGATCTTCAATCCTAGCAAGAGCAATGGATTGACGGGCGAGGAGATAATGGTGTACCCTCATCTCATGATTATGGGCATGGTGGGGGCCACCCTTATAGAAAAGCCCGCCGCGATCGGGGTCGTCG GCAAAGCCGTCGATAGCATCTTCCACAAACCGGACTCGATATTCGTGACAGCTAAGGCCAAGGATATACTTTTCGACGGTTTGCCCGTCGACTGCACCGTGACGGATTTCGCCGGATCGGCGGTGTGCAATATACTGAAAACGGAAGCAACAGATCTGATACCGGACGGTGAAAATCGCTACAAGTTCTCTCTTTTCGGCGGA AAAAACAATACCCCCGTTCCGCAACGTATGAAAGTTCTACGcggtattaaaaattacaaggaTGTTGGTCGTGTCTTGACATTCGACGGTAAGCCCGCATTAGATATTTGGCCGGAGGATCACTGCAACGAGTTCAACGGTACCGATTCGACGATCTTCCCTCCTCTGTTTGGACCGGACGACGACATTGTCTCCTTCGGCTACGAGATCTGCCGAAGTCTTAGCGCGCATTACGAGGCCCACACCAAAATCAAAG GCGTCAATACTCTCCGCTATACCGCCGATTTGGGAGACATGAGCACGAATCCTAGGGAAAAGTGCTTCTGTCCGACACCGGATACTTGTCTGGGTAAAAATTTGTACGACATGACGAAGTGTCTGAAGGTACCCATTATTGGATCTCTGCCACATTTTTACGGTGGTGACGGAACGTATTTAAAATTGGTGGATGGATTGAATCCGACTCAG TCGGAGCACGAAATTGACATGGATTTCGAACCGATGACGGCCACGCCATTGCGCGCGCACAAACGGCTGCAGTTCAACATGTTCATAAAACCAGTGCCGAAGTTCAAGTTGATGAAGAACTTCCCAGAGGCGCTGCTGCCTCTGTTCTGGGTTGAGGAAGGAATACTTCTACCCGACGAGTTTGTCAACAAGGTGAAGGTGGTGTTCAAAGTGATGGCGGTCGTCGG CTTCTTGAAGTGGCTGATGATACTTGGCGGGATAGGCATGGGCGGCGCAGCCGGATACTTGCACTACAAGAATCGCGATAGTGGCAAACTGGACATCACGAAGGTTACTCCGAAGACTGCCCAAGGGGAGGACAACAAGGAGAAGAGCTGGCCACCTGGCATGAACATCAGCACAATACAAGCGACGGTGCCGCCCAGCCTCGATAGAAATTGA
- the LOC105195544 gene encoding sensory neuron membrane protein 1 isoform X2: MVSIKKLGIGGGCSFVFGILLWCGFPGLIRSQIKKAIALKPGSEIREMWSAFPLPLDFKIYLFNITNPNEIAEGKKPKLQEVGPFFYDEYKLKFDLVDREDEDSVEYSMKSWWIFNPSKSNGLTGEEIMVYPHLMIMGMVGATLIEKPAAIGVVGKAVDSIFHKPDSIFVTAKAKDILFDGLPVDCTVTDFAGSAVCNILKTEATDLIPDGENRYKFSLFGGKNNTPVPQRMKVLRGIKNYKDVGRVLTFDGKPALDIWPEDHCNEFNGTDSTIFPPLFGPDDDIVSFGYEICRSLSAHYEAHTKIKGVNTLRYTADLGDMSTNPREKCFCPTPDTCLGKNLYDMTKCLKVPIIGSLPHFYGGDGTYLKLVDGLNPTQSEHEIDMDFEPMTATPLRAHKRLQFNMFIKPVPKFKLMKNFPEALLPLFWVEEGILLPDEFVNKVKVVFKVMAVVGFLKWLMILGGIGMGGAAGYLHYKNRDSGKLDITKVTPKTAQGEDNKEKSWPPGMNISTIQATVPPSLDRN; this comes from the exons ATGGTGTCTATAAAGAAGCTCGGAATTGGCGGTGGATGTTCGTTTGTCTTCGGCATTTTACTCTGGTGCGGGTTCCCAGGACTGATTAGGTCGCAGATTAAAAAG GCAATTGCGCTGAAACCAGGAAGCGAGATACGCGAGATGTGGTCGGCGTTTCCGCTACCACTGGACTTCAAGATCTACTTGTTCAACATAACCAACCCTAATGAAATTGCGGAGGGTAAAAAGCCGAAGTTGCAAGAAGTTGGGCCGTTCTTCTACGA CGAGTACAAATTGAAGTTTGATCTCGTCGATCGGGAGGATGAGGACTCCGTCGAATACAGCATGAAATCCTGGTGGATCTTCAATCCTAGCAAGAGCAATGGATTGACGGGCGAGGAGATAATGGTGTACCCTCATCTCATGATTATGGGCATGGTGGGGGCCACCCTTATAGAAAAGCCCGCCGCGATCGGGGTCGTCG GCAAAGCCGTCGATAGCATCTTCCACAAACCGGACTCGATATTCGTGACAGCTAAGGCCAAGGATATACTTTTCGACGGTTTGCCCGTCGACTGCACCGTGACGGATTTCGCCGGATCGGCGGTGTGCAATATACTGAAAACGGAAGCAACAGATCTGATACCGGACGGTGAAAATCGCTACAAGTTCTCTCTTTTCGGCGGA AAAAACAATACCCCCGTTCCGCAACGTATGAAAGTTCTACGcggtattaaaaattacaaggaTGTTGGTCGTGTCTTGACATTCGACGGTAAGCCCGCATTAGATATTTGGCCGGAGGATCACTGCAACGAGTTCAACGGTACCGATTCGACGATCTTCCCTCCTCTGTTTGGACCGGACGACGACATTGTCTCCTTCGGCTACGAGATCTGCCGAAGTCTTAGCGCGCATTACGAGGCCCACACCAAAATCAAAG GCGTCAATACTCTCCGCTATACCGCCGATTTGGGAGACATGAGCACGAATCCTAGGGAAAAGTGCTTCTGTCCGACACCGGATACTTGTCTGGGTAAAAATTTGTACGACATGACGAAGTGTCTGAAGGTACCCATTATTGGATCTCTGCCACATTTTTACGGTGGTGACGGAACGTATTTAAAATTGGTGGATGGATTGAATCCGACTCAG TCGGAGCACGAAATTGACATGGATTTCGAACCGATGACGGCCACGCCATTGCGCGCGCACAAACGGCTGCAGTTCAACATGTTCATAAAACCAGTGCCGAAGTTCAAGTTGATGAAGAACTTCCCAGAGGCGCTGCTGCCTCTGTTCTGGGTTGAGGAAGGAATACTTCTACCCGACGAGTTTGTCAACAAGGTGAAGGTGGTGTTCAAAGTGATGGCGGTCGTCGG CTTCTTGAAGTGGCTGATGATACTTGGCGGGATAGGCATGGGCGGCGCAGCCGGATACTTGCACTACAAGAATCGCGATAGTGGCAAACTGGACATCACGAAGGTTACTCCGAAGACTGCCCAAGGGGAGGACAACAAGGAGAAGAGCTGGCCACCTGGCATGAACATCAGCACAATACAAGCGACGGTGCCGCCCAGCCTCGATAGAAATTGA
- the LOC105195543 gene encoding G-protein coupled receptor moody, with protein MLEYWWMTSNETGQRNRSGDGDVTIEEMLQDPGSVVLFVDYPRWLLFFAAACCILFMLIGIPGNLITVIALFRTKKLKNATAVFIMNLSISDLMFCCFNLPLATSTFWHRSWLHGPLLCRLFPLLRYGLVAVSLFSVLAITINRYVMIGHPGLYPTLYKTKYLIPMVMAIWIVAFGLLIVTWFERFGRFGLDPAVGSCSILPDVNGRSPKEFLFVLAFLIPCLAIVICYARIFYIVRKTASKSRGRKKICNIEPTETSHEQPSTMRNQEQELSVLCPPSSSMQGILNSSERRDLQLPFISTNEDSSWSKQPINDLIDDQQETNCTSNTRTDDSTTNIDPDASSNNDYDASHASLSENIPFVDDREIERSDFAETRLFLNRNQCESLQRKSLGSPCGRLGRLTGRASFMVESSLQRITGGERSDQLDSKLPEISESNARKAFRRQSKFRSIGRMRNGGEYAAPRMSTKDRKLLKMILVIFASFLVCYLPITVTKLFQSTVDWRGLNIAGYILIYLTTCINPVIYVVMSSEYRSAYKYVLLCKG; from the exons ATGCTGGAATACTGGTGGATGACGAGCAACGAGACCGGGCAGCGCAAccgcagcggcgacggcgacgtcaCGATCGAGGAGATGCTGCAGGATCCGGGATCGGTGGTCCTCTTCGTCGACTATCCACGGTGGCTGCTGTTCTTCGCCGCCGCCTGTTGCATCCTCTTCATGCTGATCGGCATCCCGGGAAATCTTATCACCGTGATCGCATTGTTTCGCACCAAAAAG CTAAAAAACGCCACCGCGGTCTTCATCATGAATCTCTCGATATCAGACTTGATGTTTTGCTGCTTTAATCTACCACTCGCAACTTCAACGTTCTGGCATAGGTCGTGGTTGCACGGACCACTTCTGTGTCGACTGTTTCCGCTCTTGAGATACGGCCTCGTTGCAGTCAGCCTCTTCAGCGTTCTCGCGATCACAATCAATCGCTACGTCATGATCGGTCATCCCGGTCTCTATCCTAC GTTGTACAAAACAAAGTACCTAATACCGATGGTTATGGCCATATGGATCGTCGCTTTTGGCCTGTTAATCGTCACTTGGTTCGAACGATTTGGACGTTTCGGATTAGATCCCGCTGTCGGATCTTGTTCGATTCTTCCGGACGTAAACGGACGGAGCCCAAAGGAGTTCCTTTTCGTCCTCGCGTTTTTAATACCCTGTCTCGCTATCGTCATTTGCTACGCCAGGATTTTCTACATTGTTCGCAAAACTGCTTCGAAGAGCAGAGGCAGAAAGAAAATCTGCAACATAGAACCTACGGAAACCAGCCACGAG CAACCATCTACTATGAGAAATCAGGAGCAAGAGCTCTCTGTCCTCTGTCCTCCTTCTTCATCAATGCAAGGAATTCTTAATTCAAGCGAAAGAAGGGATCTCCAGCTACCATTTATATCCACCAACGAAGACTCGTCGTGGTCTAAACAACCGATCAACGATCTCATCGACGATCAACAAGAAACGAATTGTACGTCAAATACGCGTACAGACGACTCAACGACGAATATCGATCCCGATGCGAGCTCCAATAACGATTACGACGCTTCTCACGCCAGTCTATCGGAGAATATACCGTTCGTGGACGATCGCGAGATCGAGAGATCGGACTTTGCAGAAACGAGGTTGTTCCTGAACCGGAACCAATGCGAGTCGTTGCAGCGAAAGTCGTTGGGAAGTCCCTGCGGCCGACTGGGAAGGCTGACCGGTCGGGCGTCCTTCATGGTGGAGTCCTCGCTGCAGAGGATCACCGGTGGCGAACGCTCGGACCAACTAGATTCGAAGCTGCCCGAAATTAGCGAGTCCAACGCGAGGAAGGCATTTCGCAGGCAATCGAAGTTTCGGAGCATCGGCAGGATGCGCAACGGCGGCGAGTACGCCGCGCCCAGGATGTCCACCAAGGACCGGAAGCTGCTGAAGATGATCCTCGTGATATTCGCGTCGTTTCTGGTGTGCTACCTGCCGATTACCGTCACGAAGCTCTTTCAGAGCACGGTCGACTGGCGGGGCCTCAACATTGCCGGTTACATACTCATTTATCTGACGACCTGCATCAATCCTGTTATCTACGTCGTGATGAGCTCCGAGTACAGGAGCGCGTATAAATACGTATTGCTGTGTAAAGGTTGA
- the LOC105195542 gene encoding G-protein coupled receptor moody isoform X1 — protein sequence MESLDHSFDTFGTAGIMDGTNTWLPRITSNGTHTAIVDEELSRFPKSLRIFAAIVAIIIMLIGLAGNLLTIVALCKYPKVRNVAAAFIISLCIADFVFCLLVLPFDSIRFINASWADVRFFCIFVPFLRYGNVGVSLLSVAAITINRYIMIAHHAIYSRVYTKYWIATMIVFCWLFSYGMQIPTLAGVWGKFDYDPNLETCSIIKDRHGRTSKTFLFVMGFLIPCVVIVGCYAKIFWVVHKSESRMRKHAAPTIKSPHTPGRDIRELKQKRSEWRITKMVLVIFLSFLACYLPITIVKVADAEVRCPECHILGYLLLYFASCVNPIIYVIMNKQYRQAYAGVIGCSWLRASLTPYGSSAPGGAGGPQAIQHDYAQDYSKDFSKTMVSTVSIAMNPVRSSQIQEEL from the exons ATGGAATCTCTGGACCACAGTTTCGACACCTTCGGCACGGCCGGCATAATGGACGGCACGAACACGTGGTTGCCGCGCATCACGAGCAACGGCACGCACACCGCCATCGTCGACGAGGAATTGTCAAG ATTCCCGAAGTCTTTGAGGATTTTCGCAGCGATAGTGGCGATCATCATCATGCTTATTGGTCTAGCCGGTAATCTACTGACTATCGTTGCTTTATGTAAATACCCCAAAGTTCGCAACGTTGCGGCGGCCTTCATCATAAG CTTGTGTATCGCGGACTTCGTGTTCTGTCTGCTGGTGCTGCCGTTCGACTCCATCAGGTTCATCAACGCCAGCTGGGCGGACGTACGATTCTTTTGCATCTTCGTGCCTTTTTTGCGGTACGGTAACGTCGGCGTCAGCCTTTTGTCTGTCGCGGCAATCACTATCAATAG ATATATTATGATAGCGCACCACGCTATTTACAGTAGAGTTTACACAAAATACTGGATAGCCACGATGATAGTCTTTTGCTGGCTGTTCTCTTATGGGATGCAAATACCTACGCTGGCGGGAGTGTGGG GTAAATTCGACTATGATCCTAATTTGGAGACCTGCTCCATCATCAAAGACCGTCACGGTCGCACTTCGAAGACATTTCTCTTCGTCATGGGATTCCTGATACCCTGCGTGGTGATCGTCGGCTGTTACGCCAAGATATTCTGGGTGGTACACAA ATCAGAATCGCGAATGCGAAAGCACGCCGCACCGACGATAAAGTCACCTCACACACCCGGAAGGGACATCAGGGAGCTAAAGCAGAAGCGCAGCGAGTGGAGGATCACGAAGATGGTACTGGTCATCTTTCTCAGTTTCCTCGCGTGTTACTTACCGATCACCATCGTCAAGGTGGCCGACGCGGAAGTCAGATGTCCCG AGTGTCACATTCTGGGATACCTGTTGCTGTACTTCGCGTCGTGCGTGAACCCGATCATCTACGTGATCATGAACAAGCAGTACAGGCAGGCGTACGCCGGCGTGATCGGCTGCTCGTGGCTAAGGGCGAGCCTAACACCGTACGGCAGCAGTGCGCCGGGTGGTGCCGGCGGTCCTCAGGCCATTCAGCATGACTACGCCCAAG ACTACTCGAAGGACTTCAGTAAAACGATGGTGTCGACGGTCTCTATCGCTATGAATCCTGTGAGAAGCTCGCAAATCCAGGAGGAGCTGTGA
- the LOC105195542 gene encoding G-protein coupled receptor moody isoform X2: MESLDHSFDTFGTAGIMDGTNTWLPRITSNGTHTAIVDEELSRFPKSLRIFAAIVAIIIMLIGLAGNLLTIVALCKYPKVRNVAAAFIISLCIADFVFCLLVLPFDSIRFINASWADVRFFCIFVPFLRYGNVGVSLLSVAAITINRYIMIAHHAIYSRVYTKYWIATMIVFCWLFSYGMQIPTLAGVWGKFDYDPNLETCSIIKDRHGRTSKTFLFVMGFLIPCVVIVGCYAKIFWVVHKSESRMRKHAAPTIKSPHTPGRDIRELKQKRSEWRITKMVLVIFLSFLACYLPITIVKVADAEVRCPECHILGYLLLYFASCVNPIIYVIMNKQYRQAYAGVIGCSWLRASLTPYGSSAPGGAGGPQAIQHDYAQGNFERRHAVTLTKL, from the exons ATGGAATCTCTGGACCACAGTTTCGACACCTTCGGCACGGCCGGCATAATGGACGGCACGAACACGTGGTTGCCGCGCATCACGAGCAACGGCACGCACACCGCCATCGTCGACGAGGAATTGTCAAG ATTCCCGAAGTCTTTGAGGATTTTCGCAGCGATAGTGGCGATCATCATCATGCTTATTGGTCTAGCCGGTAATCTACTGACTATCGTTGCTTTATGTAAATACCCCAAAGTTCGCAACGTTGCGGCGGCCTTCATCATAAG CTTGTGTATCGCGGACTTCGTGTTCTGTCTGCTGGTGCTGCCGTTCGACTCCATCAGGTTCATCAACGCCAGCTGGGCGGACGTACGATTCTTTTGCATCTTCGTGCCTTTTTTGCGGTACGGTAACGTCGGCGTCAGCCTTTTGTCTGTCGCGGCAATCACTATCAATAG ATATATTATGATAGCGCACCACGCTATTTACAGTAGAGTTTACACAAAATACTGGATAGCCACGATGATAGTCTTTTGCTGGCTGTTCTCTTATGGGATGCAAATACCTACGCTGGCGGGAGTGTGGG GTAAATTCGACTATGATCCTAATTTGGAGACCTGCTCCATCATCAAAGACCGTCACGGTCGCACTTCGAAGACATTTCTCTTCGTCATGGGATTCCTGATACCCTGCGTGGTGATCGTCGGCTGTTACGCCAAGATATTCTGGGTGGTACACAA ATCAGAATCGCGAATGCGAAAGCACGCCGCACCGACGATAAAGTCACCTCACACACCCGGAAGGGACATCAGGGAGCTAAAGCAGAAGCGCAGCGAGTGGAGGATCACGAAGATGGTACTGGTCATCTTTCTCAGTTTCCTCGCGTGTTACTTACCGATCACCATCGTCAAGGTGGCCGACGCGGAAGTCAGATGTCCCG AGTGTCACATTCTGGGATACCTGTTGCTGTACTTCGCGTCGTGCGTGAACCCGATCATCTACGTGATCATGAACAAGCAGTACAGGCAGGCGTACGCCGGCGTGATCGGCTGCTCGTGGCTAAGGGCGAGCCTAACACCGTACGGCAGCAGTGCGCCGGGTGGTGCCGGCGGTCCTCAGGCCATTCAGCATGACTACGCCCAAGGTAACTTCGAGCGACGACACGCGGTAACGCTCACCAAACTCTGA